The genome window GCCCGCTGAGATACTTCGCCAAGTCGTGAGCGCTGCCGAACTCGGTGCGGCCCGACTGGATCTCCAAGATGACGACCGGCCATTGCTGATGCTTCTTCGCCTGATCGACGAAGGTCTCGACGGTGCGCCGAACCCGATCCCGAACCTTGTCCGTGATCGGAGCTCCGATGCGGAGGTATTTGCCGACCCGCTTTTCACCGGCAGGGCCGAGTTGCGGCGGACCGGCTTTCGCCCCTTCGGGCTTCTCCGCGGCCGGCTTGCCGGGCTCGTCGCCGCTGGCAGGTGCTTGGGCCAGCAGGCCCGAAGCTTGTGCCAGGAGGCATGTAGCCGTTAGTAAGCTGAAGACCGGAACCGTCAGTGTGCGAAGCATCGCCTTTACCATCGGTAGATCGACCTGCCCCACAGGGGTCTAATGCGGCCCGAGACCTTAGTGGCCCCACACCGAAACGGCCCAGGAACTCGCGGCCTGAAACGCCTCGATAAGCACTTCGCCGCTCGGGCGTAAGTATTTACCGAATATGGCCTTTCGTCCGGGAATTATAGAGAGCCGGCCCGGCGAGTCAATCAGCGGAGCCCGGGTAGGCGATCTGCAACTGAGACGCAACTCGCCACGCAAGAAGGAGTTACGCTCCCGGAGACGGCCTCTCGATCTCCGAGGCGAGTGGCCGGTGTGAACCGGCCGTTGGGGGGCGGCACAAGTGCCGTATCTCTACAGGAACATTCGCCCACGCTTACCGATTCGCCGACGGAGCCAAGCCGACGTTGATGTTCGGCTGTCCGTTGGGAGGGCCGGCTTGTTGTGGGTTCGCACCCGGCGCGGCTCCTTCCGGTTCGTCGCCGCTCGGCATCACCTGGTGTTGCCAACCGAACGGCGTACTGGGGCGCACGAAGACGCCGGTAAACTCGCGAAAGTTGTTAAACGCTCCGTTCACGACCATGTCCGTGAACTGATAAACGGTTCGGTCTTTGCCGTTGGGCAAGTGCATGTTCAAGGCAAACGGCTCCAGCTTCGTCACCGCCTTGCCGTCGTGGGCGAAGCTCAGAATTAGATCGATCTTCTGGAAGTTCGCGGCGTCTTTGGCGTGTCGAGGATAGACCTCGAGCCAGACCTGATCCGCTTGGTTGGCTTGGGGCGTCGTGATACGCAGCCAATAGCGGGCCTTCATCTTTCCGGCATCGACGCCGAACACGAACGGCATCGGCCCGTCGGCGATCGCTTGCCCTTGCATTGCTTTCGGCAGCGGATGTTCGCGCATCTGCTTTAAGTCGTTCCGAAATTCGAAGACGGCGGCGCCCGTGCAGATCCACTTCTCGCTGGCGTCGTCGAGCTCGTAGTAGCCTTTGTCGGGGGCGGCGTATTTCAGTTTCCCTTTGACGATCCGCTTCGCGGCGTTCGCGTTTCCGAACACGCCGTCGTAGTCCCAGCGGGTAAAGGTCGATTCATAAGTCTTCACCTGACCGCTCTTCATTTGCCAATCGGTGAGCAGTCGATCGAGCACCTCTTCTTCCGGCGGCGAGAGCACGAAGGGAGCTTGCTGGAGCGGCTGCGGTGCCGGCGCCGGCAACATGCCATTTCCCGGCGGCAGCCCTTGCTGCGGAACCCCGGCCGGCGGGCCGACGAGTTGCTGCTCGAGCGGCTGCGGCGGCAATTGTTGTTGTTGCAGCAGCTGTTGTTGCTGTTGTTCAGGTGGAAGTTGCTGCTGCGGAAGCGGTTGTTGCTGTTGTTCGGGGAATTGCTGCTGTTGCGCCGTTGCGACGACGGCCCAAAAGATCACCAGCAACATGACCGAAAGCGCCGTGAGCGGAACGATGCGCGACGACATAGCGAACACCTAGCGGAGAAGGAGACGACGCTGGAGACAACACCGACGGGAGGCAAAATGCGGGCGGGATTCTAGCAACATGCCCAAACCGACCCTAGACCGATTCACCCCGCTGGCGGCACGATTCGGCCTCGCGCTGCGCGGCCGCGCGAACTCCGGCCGGCCGCTGGTCGACCTCGTGCCGGCAGGCCTCGCGAAACCTCGCACAAGTATGCCCTCGGAATAGGTTTTGTCCGTCGCCGAGGCCGAGAAACGCCGGTTTCGTCGCCGTTCATGCACCGTTCGGCATGGGATTCGCCCGCATGGCTTGGGCGATTCCGCCTCGGCTGGCCCGCCGGCTTCCATCTCGCGACCTCTTCTTTGAGCGGCTCACTATGCGTTACCTAGCTCTTGCAACCGACTATGACGGCACGATCGCCACGAGCGGCATCGTCGACCAGCCGACCTTGGCCGCGCTCGAACGGCTGCGCGGCTCCGGCCGGAAGCTGATCCTGGTCACAGGCCGAGAGCTCGACGACTTGAAGAAGACCTTCGACCATTTCGAGATCTTCGAGTGGATCGTGGCGGAGAACGGCGCGCTGTTGTATCGGCCGAGCAATCAGGAGTCGACGTACCTCGGCGAACGCCCGTCGCAAGCGTTCGTCGATGAGTTGGTGCGCCGCGGCGTCGGCCCGATCTCGGTCGGCGGAATCATCGTCGCGACATGGCATCCCCACGAGACGACGGTGCTCGAAGTCATTCGCGATCTCGGCCTCGAACTACAGGTGATCTTCAACAAAGACGCCGTGATGGTCTTGCCGGCCAACATCAACAAGGCGACCGGCCTAAAAGCGGCGCTGAAGCGCATGGAGCTCTCGCCGCACGAAGTGGTCGGCGTCGGCGATGCCGAAAACGATCACGCGTTTCTCAGCATGTGCGAGTGCTCGGCCGCGGTCGACAACGCGCTGCCGGCGGTGAAGGAGCGTGCCGACATCGTACTGGCGCGCGACCACGGAGCCGGCGTGACTCAGTTGATCGACCAGATGCTGGCCGACGACCTGGCCGATCTCGAAGGCAAAGTCGAGCGGCATAAGCTGCTGCTCGGGACGCGCGCCGACGGGGTCGAGCTGCGCATCCGTCCGTACGACAACGGCATCCTCATCGCGGGCCCTTCCGGCAGCGGCAAGTCGACCGTCGCGACAGGCCTGCTCGAACGTCTCGGCGAGCATAAATTTCAATACTGCCTCATCGATCCCGAGGGAGACTACACGGCCTTCGACGGGGCGATCGTGCTCGGCGGCGCGAAGCAACCGCCGGTGATCGACGAAACGCTGCAAGTGCTCAAAGACCCAACGCGAAATTGCGTGTTCAATATGGTCGGCGTGGCGCTCGCCGATCGGCCGGCGATGTTCCTCACGCTCTTGAGCCGGCTCTTGGAACTACGCGCCGCGACCGGCCGGCCCCATTGGATCGTAGTCGACGAGGCCCATCATCTGCTGCCGACGAATTGGCTGCCGGTGGCGCTCGCGCTGCCTCAGCAACTCAATCGTTTGATCCTCATCACCGTTCATCCGGCCGCCGTCTCGCCGACGGTGCTGGAAACGGTGAAGCTGGTCGTCGCCGTCGGGCCCGAGCCTGCGGAAACGGTGAAGGAGTTGTGCGTAGCGTTGAAAGCGCCGGAGCCATCGCTGGCCGGGCTCCAGCGCGGCGAGGACGAAGTGTTGCTTTGGTCGCGCGCGACCGGTGAGACGGCCTTCGTGCGCCCGGCCCGCAGCAAATCGGAGCGTCGTCGGCATATCCGTAAATACGCCGAAGGCGAGCTGCCGCCGGAACGGAGCTTCTATTTCCGCGGTCCGACGAAGGCGCTCAACCTGCGCGCGCAGAACTTGATTCTCTTCATGCAAACGGCCGACGGCGTCGACGACGCGACTTGGAAGTTTCATCTCGATCGCGGCGACGTCGCTCGTTGGTTTGCCGAAGGAATCAAAGACGGTGAGCTCGAAGCCGAAGCGCAAGGGATCGCCGAGCAGTCGTCGCAAGGGAACCGCGTGACGCCGAAAGAAAGCCGCGCACTCATTCGCGCCGCGATCGAGAAACGCTACACCTTGCCGATGACGCCGTTCATGCCGATGCCGGATACCGACGCCAAGCCGGTGCATGCGTGAGCACAAGAAATTATCTCGACGCGATTCTACTGCAACATCCAGCGCAGCAATTGCTCCGTCTGCTCGAACGACGCGAGATGAAAATCCGCCAGCTCATGCCCCTCGCATGTCTCTAGCGGAGCCCCGGCCGTATACAGCACCGTCCGGGCTCCCGCCCGTCGGCCGGCTTCGATATCGAACACGTAGTCGCCGACGACTACGATCTCATTGGGCTCGATCTTCCAACGCCGGCAAAGATCGCGCACGGCGGTCGGGTCGGGCTTCGGCGGCGCGTCGTCGCGCGCCACGACGATCTCGAACGGCATTTGCAACCGTGCGATCGTTTGCAATGCGACCGCGCGACTATTCCTCGTCCACAGCGCGCGATGCATGCCGAGCGCGTCGATCGTGCGCACGAACTCGGCCGCTCCGGCGATCGGCGTGGCGCGCAAGCCGCCGGCGTGTTCATGCCGATGAAGGATCTCACGGCAGCGTTCCGCTTCCTCAGGCGGAAGGTCGGCGATCGCTTCGAGCAGCGCCGTTCCCGCCGACAGGCCCATCTCGGCGCGCATCGCGTCGAAGTCGAGCGCCGAATCGACGAGCGTCCCGTCGAGATCGAAGATGATCCCGCGCACCGGCACCCGCTCGGGTCGGGGCGTCGGGTCGGTGTTAGTGGATTTCGGCATGATAAATCTCGTCCCAAAAGGAGCTCGCGCGGTTAGATTGTTACCGTCTCGCCCGTTCTTCGAAAGGAGCGTAACGTGCGCATCGCCGTATTCAACTCGAAGCCGTACGATCGGGAATTTCTCACCACGGCCGTCGGCAAGTTCTCATACGAATTGCTGTTCCTCGAACCGCACCTCTCGCCGGCCACGGCCAAGCTCGCCGAAGGGTTCGACTGCGTCTGCGTCTTCGTCAACGATCGGCTCGATGCCGACGTGCTGCGAACGCTCGCCGCCGGAGGGACGCAGCTCATCGCGCTGCGCTGTGCGGGCTTCAACAACGTCGATCTCGCCGCCGCGGCCGCGTTGGGGCTCCGCGTGATTCGCGTGCCGGCCTATTCGCCTTACTCCGTCGCCGAGCATACCGTCGGCCTGATGCTCACGCTCAATCGCAAGTTTCATAAAGCCTACAACCGCGTGCGCGAAGGAAACTTTTCCCTCGAAGGTTTGCTCGGCTTCGACTTCCACGGCCGAACCGTCGGGATCGTCGGCACCGGAAAGATCGGCGAATGCACGGCCCGGATCCTCGCGGGCTTCGGCTGCCGGCTCTTGGCGTTCGATCCCTATCCGAACGAGGCCGTGAAACAGCTCGGAGCCGCCTACGTCGAGCTTCCGCAACTGCTCGGCGAGTCCGATGTCGTGACGCTGCATTGCCCCCTCACGCCGCAATCGCATCATCTGATCGATGCGGCCCGGCTCGCGCTGATGAAGCCCGGCGCGATGTTGATCAACACCGGTCGAGGGGCGCTGATCGATGCCGGGGCCGTCGTCGCGGCGCTGAAGTCGGGCCGGCTGGGCGCGCTGGGCATCGACGTCTATGAAGAAGAGGCCGAGCTCTTCTTCGAAGACCATTCGAGCCATCCGATTCTCGACGATGTTTTCTCGCGCCTGCTGACGTTTCCGAACGTCCTCGTCACGGGTCATCAAGCGTTCTTCACGCGCGACGCTCTGGCCAGCATCGCCTCGCAAACGATCGCCGGCATCACGGCCTTCGCAACCGGCAAGCCGCTATTGAACGAAGTCACGCTGAAGTAGAGCTACTATCGCTTCCGGATCGCTTGCGAGAATTCCGGATCGTCCCGATGTCGATACGCCACATCGGTCACGCGGGCCGCGCGGCGTGTTTCGTCGAACGAGTATTCCGTTTTCAGGAGCCCGAGGTCGTAAGCCAGTCGGTCGGAGTAGCCGGGGAGTAGAATGCGATAGTCGTAGGGGACGCGGTTCGGCATGAGTTCGTTGATGTGCTTGGCGATGTTCGTGGTGCAGTTGTTGGTGAGCGTGTTGTAGAACTCCGGCTGTCGCTTGAGCTTGTTCACGCGTAGGAGAATATTCTCGAACAGCTTACGCACCTGGTCCGGCTCGGCCCGCGTCGCGTAGACGTAAACGTCGTTTAAGCGGAAGTTCGTCCGCAAGCCGATCAAGTCGCGCTCGTCGCCGACGACGTACATCAGCTCGTATTTGTTCATCGCCGCGAGCGCCGGGTTGTACGTCTCCCCTTGCTCCTTGCGAATCTCGACGCTGACGCCGACATAGTCCTTGTCGTCGAAGCCGAAGCTCAGCATCGTATGCGCGAGCTCGGGCATGTCGGGAAACGGCACCCGCACGAAGTCGACGGTCTTCAGCTTCGTCAGGTCGTACGTCTTGTCGTAATGGCGAACGACGTAATCGTCGGATGTTTTGTAATCGCAGTAGCGAACGTTGCGCACCGTTACCTGGTTGAGATCTTTCGAGAACTCCGCGCTCGCCAACACCGATTGGTCCGGGCTCCAGTTCCGCTCGTTCGAGGCCTTGAACTTCGCGCAGCCCCCGGCCAAGGCAACCGACAACGCGAGCGCAATCGCCGATCGATAGGCAAGCGAAAAGCGTTTGGTTTGGGGGGCGTTGGTCATCGTAAAGCGGCTGTCATGAGCGCCAAGTGTGGTTTTCGGCTAC of Planctomycetia bacterium contains these proteins:
- a CDS encoding TIGR03009 domain-containing protein → MSSRIVPLTALSVMLLVIFWAVVATAQQQQFPEQQQQPLPQQQLPPEQQQQQLLQQQQLPPQPLEQQLVGPPAGVPQQGLPPGNGMLPAPAPQPLQQAPFVLSPPEEEVLDRLLTDWQMKSGQVKTYESTFTRWDYDGVFGNANAAKRIVKGKLKYAAPDKGYYELDDASEKWICTGAAVFEFRNDLKQMREHPLPKAMQGQAIADGPMPFVFGVDAGKMKARYWLRITTPQANQADQVWLEVYPRHAKDAANFQKIDLILSFAHDGKAVTKLEPFALNMHLPNGKDRTVYQFTDMVVNGAFNNFREFTGVFVRPSTPFGWQHQVMPSGDEPEGAAPGANPQQAGPPNGQPNINVGLAPSANR
- a CDS encoding 2-hydroxyacid dehydrogenase yields the protein MRIAVFNSKPYDREFLTTAVGKFSYELLFLEPHLSPATAKLAEGFDCVCVFVNDRLDADVLRTLAAGGTQLIALRCAGFNNVDLAAAAALGLRVIRVPAYSPYSVAEHTVGLMLTLNRKFHKAYNRVREGNFSLEGLLGFDFHGRTVGIVGTGKIGECTARILAGFGCRLLAFDPYPNEAVKQLGAAYVELPQLLGESDVVTLHCPLTPQSHHLIDAARLALMKPGAMLINTGRGALIDAGAVVAALKSGRLGALGIDVYEEEAELFFEDHSSHPILDDVFSRLLTFPNVLVTGHQAFFTRDALASIASQTIAGITAFATGKPLLNEVTLK
- a CDS encoding DUF4105 domain-containing protein gives rise to the protein MTNAPQTKRFSLAYRSAIALALSVALAGGCAKFKASNERNWSPDQSVLASAEFSKDLNQVTVRNVRYCDYKTSDDYVVRHYDKTYDLTKLKTVDFVRVPFPDMPELAHTMLSFGFDDKDYVGVSVEIRKEQGETYNPALAAMNKYELMYVVGDERDLIGLRTNFRLNDVYVYATRAEPDQVRKLFENILLRVNKLKRQPEFYNTLTNNCTTNIAKHINELMPNRVPYDYRILLPGYSDRLAYDLGLLKTEYSFDETRRAARVTDVAYRHRDDPEFSQAIRKR
- a CDS encoding HAD family hydrolase — encoded protein: MPKSTNTDPTPRPERVPVRGIIFDLDGTLVDSALDFDAMRAEMGLSAGTALLEAIADLPPEEAERCREILHRHEHAGGLRATPIAGAAEFVRTIDALGMHRALWTRNSRAVALQTIARLQMPFEIVVARDDAPPKPDPTAVRDLCRRWKIEPNEIVVVGDYVFDIEAGRRAGARTVLYTAGAPLETCEGHELADFHLASFEQTEQLLRWMLQ
- a CDS encoding HAD-IIB family hydrolase encodes the protein MRYLALATDYDGTIATSGIVDQPTLAALERLRGSGRKLILVTGRELDDLKKTFDHFEIFEWIVAENGALLYRPSNQESTYLGERPSQAFVDELVRRGVGPISVGGIIVATWHPHETTVLEVIRDLGLELQVIFNKDAVMVLPANINKATGLKAALKRMELSPHEVVGVGDAENDHAFLSMCECSAAVDNALPAVKERADIVLARDHGAGVTQLIDQMLADDLADLEGKVERHKLLLGTRADGVELRIRPYDNGILIAGPSGSGKSTVATGLLERLGEHKFQYCLIDPEGDYTAFDGAIVLGGAKQPPVIDETLQVLKDPTRNCVFNMVGVALADRPAMFLTLLSRLLELRAATGRPHWIVVDEAHHLLPTNWLPVALALPQQLNRLILITVHPAAVSPTVLETVKLVVAVGPEPAETVKELCVALKAPEPSLAGLQRGEDEVLLWSRATGETAFVRPARSKSERRRHIRKYAEGELPPERSFYFRGPTKALNLRAQNLILFMQTADGVDDATWKFHLDRGDVARWFAEGIKDGELEAEAQGIAEQSSQGNRVTPKESRALIRAAIEKRYTLPMTPFMPMPDTDAKPVHA